A stretch of DNA from Chionomys nivalis chromosome 14, mChiNiv1.1, whole genome shotgun sequence:
TGGGAttcaatcctctgcaagagcagcaagtgctcttaaccagtgagccatctctccagtccctattcTCTTTAGTTTTATGTTCACTGTATTCCTTAAAAATACActggggttacacagagaaagcctgccttgaaaaaacaaggCAAAGGCAATTTACTAATTCATGCTTATTAGCCTCAATCAGTgccttaaaaatcaaacattttaagccgggcggtggtggcgcacgcctttaatcccagcactcgggaggcagaggcaggaggatctctgtgagttcgagaccagcctggtctacaagagctagttccaggacagacttcaaaaccacagagaaaccctgtctcgaaaaaccaaaaaaaaaaaaaaaaaaaaaaatcaaacattttagcCATTAATCTGTTACCTGTCCGTCAGTGATGGAAATAACATTCGTTGGAATGTAAGCAGACACATCACCAGCCTGGGTTTCTATGACTGGCAGGGCAGTCAGAGAGCCACCACCAAAAGAATCGTTCATCTTGGCTGCTCTCTCCAGCAGCCGAGAGTGTAGGTAGAACACATCACCAGGATAGGCTTCACGGCCAGGGGGTCGGCGCAGCAACAGAGACATCTGGCGGTAAGCAACGGCCTGCGGTACAGAAGAAGGTGGTGAAATTCAACTGCTAAGCAAGCTGCATCTGCTAACGTCCACTAATACAAACATACAAGTTATAAAGACATCCTCTGACCTGTTTCGATAAATCGTCGTAGATGATCAAAGCATGCTTGCCATTATCTCTAAAATATTCTCCCATGGAGCAGCCAGAGTACGGAGCCAGATACTGAAGGGGGGCAGCATCAGAAGCAGTAGCTGACACCACAATGGTGTACTTCATGGCATCTGAGGAGAAAACAAGGTTTACATTTTACAAAGCTATCAATACTGTGAATTTAAATGAGAGGCTATGAAACAAAATTGTCCACTGCCCTCATTCTGTAAAATTAATGGGTGGGTGGAGTCCTAGGGGCAATGGTGCTTGCTATGAAGGCctgaaaacatgaattcaatttctagaacccacataaaggtgaaaggaaagaacttagTTGGTAGAGCCCATCTTCAACAGGCTTCAAAAGTCCTAGATTTGAACACAGGCACCAAATAAATTAGGCACAATAGCGCATGCTTATAGTcctaggaggtggagacaaaagAGCAGAGTTCCACATTATCCTTGGCTATAAGAAGTCCAAGACCAACCAAGGACAGATGAGATACAGTATACTCTTCCTCACACCCTGTGAAATAACCCCAAGCACAAGCCTCTAGTCCCCAGTACCTGGGAAGTAGAAGACGATTGTTTAAGGTTAGCCAGAGCTGCATGAGACCCCACCTTAAGAAAAGACATCAAcatgggcagtggtagcacacacctttagtcccagcacttgagagggagaggcaggtagacctctgtgagtctgcggccagcctggtctacataagaagTTCTAGGACAGCGAGGGCTACACAAAGACCTTGTTTCAACCTTCTCCCACTGccccaaaattaaaatattaaaaaaaaaaaaaaaacacccaaaacaaacaaaaaccccaagcaaAATAGTAATCGAATCCACAAGCACTCCAGCTAGGAGGAACTGCACAGCACTTCCTTGTTTCTGTTCTGATTTCTATTAGACCCTTCAGTTCCCTGGAGTAAAATCAGCCTTGGTTATAGAGACACTTCCAAGATTAGCAGCGATAGAGCAGCCATTAGACTGATGTTCTTCAGTACCTGCATCTGTCAGTCTCTTCACCAACTGGGCAACGGTGGACCGTTTCTGACCAATAGCAACGTAGATACAGTAGAGCTTCTTCTTTTCATCAGTCCCATCATTGAAACGTTTCTGGTTGATGATTGTGTCGATAGCAATCGACGTTTTCCTTTAAAGAGAGTGGCATAGGTGTCACTAAATACAGGATTTCTAGGCAAAATTGTGCTACCACTGCTAACCGCGATTATCACCTGCCACTGCCCCATTACAGTCAAGGTATTTACCATTTAAACACATAAATTATTTACTTAGAATCAACACCAGTTAGAACTTTTAACAAGATTTTGAGTCTTTACCCAGTCTGTCTGTCACCAATGATCAGTTCACGCTGACCACGACCAATCGGCACCAGACTATCCACAGCCTTAATGCCAGTCTGCATTGGTTCCCGCACGGAGATTCGGGGAATGATTCCAGGGGCTTTCAGGCCCACTCGTCTACGGGTCTTGGAACCAATTGGACCCTGTAAAAAACATttaagcattaaaaataaataaaaaggaacccTCAAAATTGGCTTTGATGTTTACCACATCAGAATCCAATTAGCATTAACTCACCTTTCCATCAATGGCATTACCAAGGGCATCAACTACACGGCCCAACAGTTCCTCACCAACTGGAACATCCACAATGGCTCCCGTTCTCTTCACAATGTCGCCTTCTTTAATTAGTTTATCATTTCCAAACACGACAACTCCAACATTGTCAGGTTCCAAGTTCAGGGACATACCCTGCACAAAAGGGACAAGTGAGCGAGGACGCCAGAGGGGGTTCTCCCCGCCATATTAGtaacacagccagcagcagagTATGTTCCCTTCCACCTGCGTTAGTCTAGTATCTTTCACCTAATGTTCTCTGGTGAAGACTTCATGCAGCATAACAGGAGACCCTCCGGAAGGTTGCCCTGACTGACACTGGCACACTATGGTATGCTGGTTCCAATCTCCACTAGCTAAGTACAAAGGATCAGCAGAGCTCTGGACAGCTACACACTGACTCGACTTTCAATAATGGAACTACTCTTCTTGGGAAAAGAATTTAGTTCAAGTAATCAAATGCTTTTGCATTAAACAATCTGAACAGCTACAAAGGAACTGGCATGAATTTATTGAAATTTGTGTCAATGTTTACTAAAGTTTTAATGTTGGTGCCAGTGGCAACAACTTATTTATCAGCATTTATGAGAGAACAGGAGACTGGGACTTGGCTTAACCAAAACTTTCCTAGTTTATTCTCTTTATAACCTGTAATGGGGGAAATGCGGCAAATTGAgacttaaatgtttttaatttttgacaagctctaaatgaaatgaaaaaccaaagccacagatcctaaaataacaaaaaccccaCTTTATAAATTACCTTTAAGCCTGAGGAAAATTCTACCATTTCCTCTGCTTGAACATTCCTCAGTCCATGTACTCGGGCAATACCATCACCAATGCTTAAGACACGCCCAGTCTCTTCAAGATCAACAGAAGTATCAGCTCCAAGAATCCGTTCTTCAAGAATGGAGGACATCTCAGCAGTGCCTGGGACAGAACAACCCAATTTAAATAATCTGGTCTAAATAGCTTCTCAAAACCATTTCCCAACAACCATCTTCATGATAACAATCAAAATCATTCTAAAACATAatacaaaatcttttttaaaagttgggTATCCTAGGCTGAAGAGATGATGGTTCAGTGGCAGAAAGcatttgctactcttccagaggatctgggttcagttcttcACCCAAATGGCACTCACAACTgtatctaactccagttccagggatctgaagcCCCCAGAGGGCACccaacatgcacacacttgcatacacccaggcaaagcactcatacatgtaaataaaaataaatttttttataaagctGGATATCCATCACTGTCAAAATTATTGAAAACTCCCAAGTGATTTGAGAGGAAACACTTCTCCACAGACGGACAGTAATCCAAACAGCTGCGAAAATTAAATATTACCTTTCCTATTGCTTTACCTTGTTTTCTCATTCAATTTCCAAAGAATCTGTACATATGTTAAATCTGAACTTTTGGCTAAACTCCACTAACACCTTAAAATGTAGTCCATTAAAGAGAAGGCAGTGAGAGCAGCAGACTACTAGTTCCTTAAGAAAAGTGGCGGTTGACAAACCCAATAACCCAACCTTGACCCCAAGACCCACAAGGTAGAACACTCTCAAAACACTGTCCTCCGATCTCAAGCACGCagtgcctccccaccccccagctaaTAATAGAAACGgcagctagggagatggctcactgggtaaaggcacCAGCAAGCCTGGTACAGAGTTACAGTTCCAGAAACCCACAAGGTAGGAGAGCTGGCTcctgaaagctgccctctgaGCTCCTCACATACATGGGCTTGTTCAATGAACAAATGCAAAAACAAACCCTTTAAAGCACCCAAGtgggctgagatggctcagaggttaagagcactgactgttcttccagaggtcctgagttcaattcccagcaaccacatggtagctcacaaccatctatgatgagatatggtgccctcttctggcctgcaggcatacatgcaggccgatgctgtatacataattaataaataaatcttaaaaaaaaaaaaaaaagcacccaaGCACCAGTGCTCATTTTACTATACACACTATGTATGCATTTTACCTTTATCCTAAAATTACCACTACATGGCCAGGGACGCTGATCAGCAGTGCTTGCCTACCAAGCtctgggttccacccccagcacctccaacagaaaaagaggaaaagcccTCCAGCACATCCCCAAAGTAACTCCCCAATCAGTGTCTTTTTATGTATGTTTGGCTCCCCACATCCCTAATGTACCTGCAGGTATAAAACATAAGCGATTTGAAAAGGCAATTGCATTTGAAAAAGcctatcaataataaataaaataaatcgcTCCTCTTCTCACActtcttacttaaaaaaaaaaaaaaaaaaaaaaaagatctttcctAGTTGAGAGAGAGCAGGTACCTATTACATATGTATATTGTTTTCAtccaaaataaattattagaagCCATACAGCACTAACAGAAATGTACAGTTTCATTAGACAAAGAGAATCCATCAAGACATTTTAAATGGGACATTAATGGTTTGAAAACTCGAGTTTCTGTAGTatgctttaaaagagaaaaaaatttaacagggggaaaaaaatctccatggTGTAGATTTAAAAACTGACTTACCAGTCTTCTGAAGTCGAGTGTTGGAGGCATGGAGATTTCTTGCACCAACGAAGGATGACCCCAAAGCATTTTTGGAGACCTAGTACAAAATATTCTTTAAGCAACTTGACCCTAGAAAAAGGCTTCACCAGACATAAGCTACAGTCATATACTTGCACACgcaagtatacacacatacacaaggcaTAAACACAGAGCCTTCACAAGCTAGTtgtgatggtggtacatgcctgtaatcctagcactcaggaaaaggcaagaggatctcctGGAGTTTGAAGCTGTGGTGgtttatatagcaagtttcaggccagccagaaccaCAGCAagacctttctcaaaaacaacaaaacaagcagcGAAGCCTCCATAAAACTAACAAGTTTAAATACGGGTTTAGGCTGACCAAATGGTAAATTTTGCTTATCAGTCAAAAACTTATGGAAAAGCATGTCGTGATTCGAGGATTTAGTGTGGAAACTGCTGGTGCACAAGACTATGGGAAGCTTATTTTCAGAAACAAATGTTAAGAGATTTCTTCCCTTAAAGGCATTACAATTTTGCTATTAGATTTCAGTTGAGGTGTGGAAATCTCAGTAAGATAACCCCTATCTAATGGGGGGGGAGACCTCAGTGTATTTCCTACCTTAAAGAGCAAATAAAGACTGGGTAAACAAAACGATGCTGCAGGTAGATTAGAAAATAAGTCCAACAGCAAAGCGAAACCTGGACCCCTGCATTTTCTCTTCTACATGCAAGATCATTAGTGAGGAGCACTGACTCAACATTTATTTCCCAACCTTCTGTTCTATTTTACAACTCTTTAAACATGAGGTGGACAATTCAAggacaaaaatctttttttaaattgatttttattgagctctccatttttctctgctctcctctctgcctctcccctacccttcaaccctctcccaaggtccccatgctcccaatttactcaggagatcttgtctttttctactcctcatgtaattagatccatgtatgtctctcttagacaAGGACAAATCTTTTAACGTGtccaaaattagaaaaaagaaacacccaTTAAAGTCTTCTGCCTAATTTTAGGCCATTTACAAAAATTCCATCGTCGTCGACAGTGTAAACCACACAAACTGCTTCTGCACCTAGCAATGTCTGCACGATCCTTTCCGTGTTCAGCACCAAGTGATCAACCGCCCAACTACTTAAAAAATCACTTTCATTTATTCCTTTCCCTTGAAGTGACCTCCGAGCACAGGTGAAAGGATCGGGCCTGCTGACCTTCAGACAATGTCAGGCTCTCCTCGTTCACGGGCCCAAAGCTGCTGACAGCTCCTTTGACCTTCAGCGGAGCCGGACCCCAGGAACAAGCCTCAGAGCAGGCCAGACAGACAGCGGACAAACCCTGACCTTCACCTCGGGCCGCCCTCACCCCAACACCGGAATCCTCCTAACACCCCTTTGCCCCGCCACGCCGAGGTCGCGGATCCCCTGCACCACCGCCCACCGCAGGCCTGCAAAAGCGGCCGTCCGTCCGCGCAGCCGAGCAGCCACGGTGCAAGATGGCGCCGCCCGCCCCGGCCCCGCGCTGCACAGCACGGCACAGCCCCGCAGCGCTCCGCAGAATCCTCCAGCCGCGCCCACGCCCGCCGGCCCAGGCCCCGGCGCTCACCAGTCCCGCCCGTCGAGGGAAGGCACGGGCCACGGCCGCGGCGACGCGCACAGACAGCATCCTCGCAGCTTGTCGGAGAGATCCTCTGCAGCCGCAGCCTCCGGACGACTGGCACAAAATGGCCGAGCGCGAGGGAAGGTCAAGGCAGCCAGCCCACCTGACCCGGAAGTACCGCCCCTCGCCTTCACCTCCGGACGCAAATCCTTTTTTctaaactgttcttttttttttttcttttaaaataataagttcCAACATTTGGAACTAAAAAATGAACGAATCACGTATTCCCAGTTTTCCCCCTAGtagtcatacttttttttttttttttgtcttttgaatcGACCTTGTGGTTGCCCTAGGCGACCAAGTGAGTAGCGGAGCTACCCTAAAGTCGCTGCCGTCCCCACCGGGGCGCCGACTGCGCAGACTTCGAGCAGGATTACCAGTCTCGGTGGCGTTACACCGCATGCTGCAGCCGTCCAGGGCAGTGCAACTCCTGCACAGTGCACCCACCCTGAGGATTTAGTCCTCAGGTCCTGGCCATCTGAAGTCATTTTAAGTGTTTATTATTACTAGTGTGTGGTATATATGCTCGTGCACCAAGGCGTGCATGTGAAACCCAAAGGGCAGGCCTCTCTTTCCACGTGACGTGGatcctgagaatcaaactcaggtcatatTTGGAGTACAAGCACTTTACCCAGCCGGCCATCATGCTGCCCCCCAATTTGGGTTTATAATAAATACcccaatatttttttaattaaaatgtttttattttattatgcatatgaatattttgtttgcatgtatgcgtgtgtaccATGTGTTCCTGTGAcctcacaggccagaagagactGTAAGATACCGTGGTACTGGAGTGACTATggaggtgctaggaatcaaacctggtcctctagaagagcagcagttagtgctcttaaccattactCCATTTTTCCAACCCAAACACCCAAATCTATAGTGGGTTTGATAGCACAAATAAAAGAATTGAAATTCTTTAAGGTTCAATCTAAAAGAACCTTTTCAGGAAAGTTGGGCCTGATGACTCAGTCCTGTAATCCCTCTTGGGAAAGTTAAAGAATGAAGATTAACAAATTCTAGATCAGCCTGGACACAGCAAGATCTGGTCAATCGATCAATCAACCAATCAGTAAAGGGGCCAAGAACAAAGCTCAATGTAGTCAACCTGCTTGCCGTGTAGCAGGCTCTGCATTCAATGCCCAgttggggaagggagtgggaagaaTCCTGACTAAATTAGATAGGCTCAAAACTTCCAATAATCCTGTCTAAATTAGATAGGTTCAAAACTTCTAAGAATACTGTCTAAATTAAATAGGCTCAAAATTTCTAACAATCCCAAGGAGTTTGAGAGAGTGGTCGACAATCCTACTGAGAATGGTTCAAAATCAAAAATCACCTTTCTATGTTCAGATAAATCTCAAGTTTTCTTCTGTCAACAACTACTCTTGTGACTCTAAGGATtctattatattttctcttttgtaatataatagaaataatgtagtctctctctctctctctctctctctctctctctcacacacacacacacacacacatatcctataCCTACTCTATGAAATTGGAGAGCAGCATATTTTACTcacagggttttttgttgtttttttttttttttttggttttttgagacagggtttctctgtggttttggagcctgtcctggaactagctcttgtagaccaggctggtctcgaactcacagagatctgcctgcttctgcctcccgagtgctgggattaaaagcgtgcgccaccaccgcccggctcatactCACAgggttttaaaagatttattttattaatgttattgttgttttggttttgtttgtttgttctttggagacagggtctctctatgtacacctgcctgtcctggaatgtaCTATGTAAAACAGACTATCTTCGAGCTTACAGAGAGcccacctgactctgcctgccAGGAGCTAGGaataaagtcatgtgccaccacaccatcttaggagtttattttattttttttattttgtgtatatttgtgtgtgagagagtttaAGTGTGTGTATTACATGCTTGcaagtgccttcagaggccagaacaagcatcagattctttggaactagagttacaggtgtatTTGAAACAcctagtgtgggtgctgagaacagaactgggGTCCTACACAACAGCCTCCTGCGGTGCAGACACTCATAATCTCCACACTTGGGAACTGGATGTAAGGGACCAGAAGTAGAAGGTCACCCTTGACCACAGAGTGAACCACAGAAGAAATACGCGTGGAGAAATATGAGGAACTCAGAGTCGTTCTCCAGTGCATGGCAAGTTCGGGGCCAGTTTAGCCACATGAGAAAGCCTCAAAtcaagcataaataaataaaaagggctacggagatggcccagtaggtaaaggtgcttgctttcAAACCTCGATCCAAGTTTGATCTTTAAGTTTGACCTCAGGGACCTACATGTTGGAAGGAGAAAATCtatagacagagtttctctgtgtctcagcagTCCTttccaaataatcacagagatttcttattaattatggatGCTCAGCTGATAGTGTAGGCTTGTCTCCagccagctctttttttttttttttttggtttttcgagacaggatttctctgtggctttggagcctgtcctggaactagctctgtagaccaggctggtcttgaactcacagagatccgcctgcctctgcctcccgagtgctgggattaaaggcgtgcgccaccaccgcccggctccagccagctcttataatttaaatgaatccatttctttttttttaaattgtttttattgagctatatatttttctccactctcctctcctcctctcccctctccttttaccctctcccatggtccccatgcttccaatctactcaggagatcttgtctttttctacttcccatgtagatcagacCTATGTGTGTCTCTAAATGAACCCAtgtctattcatctatgtgctgccccgagGCCCCCTTACCTCATCCATGCCCCCATCATGCTGCATCTTCcccatctggctggcaactcctctGTCTCCGCCcttcttctccccagcattctccTGGCCCtcaaatcctgcctagccattggacAATCTGCTTTTaattaacaatgagagcagcaCATCTCAGTGTACAGTTGTATCCCACAACAAGAATCTATCTGTTCCTGAAAGTTGTGCTTTGACACCCTACCAGCAActcccccaaaccaaacaaattttgaaatgtaataaaagcataaaaacttaaataaataaatcttaaggacATTTAGATCCTTGATAGCAGAAACTAATATGAAGATAGCTGCAGCTCCTATGTCAGTGTATAATAAAAAACTAAtttcgttttggttttttgagataggtttttgtgatggtttgaaagaaaatgatccccaaaAGGAGTGACTCTatttagaggtgtggccttgttggaggaaatgtgtcactgtgggggtgggctttgaagtctcttttgctcaagcttccctaaGCATGActatcagttgacttcctgttgccttcaagaCTTCAAGATGTAACATTCTTGActccagcacatctgcctgcatgccactgtgGTCCCCATCATGACGAtaaaggactgaacctctgaaactgtgagcaagccgctccaattaaaggttttctttataaTAGTTGCAGTGgccatgttgtctcttcacaaaagaaaaaaaaagaaaagaaaaagaaagaaagaaaaaagaaaacacctaaGACAGGTTTCATCATATAAGTggggttggccttgaatttgctatgtagttgaAGATGGTTTTACATTTCCGATCACCCTTCCGCGACCTTCTAGGTGCCAGAATTACAAGTGTATACTACCATATACAGTAAAGGATCTGCTGGAGATCCAACCTGCATGtcaggtaagcactctaccaactccCAGTCAAGAAGTTCAACCCTTTTGAGTATggctgtttgtttgagacagtctcacgcCATAGCTCAGGCTGACATGGAGCTTGCCATATCACTATGTAATGtcttagttctgggattacatgcaAGTGCCAcaatattcaaaaataatttatgcaATCAGTGTGCGAGCGATACCATCTGAAGACTAAAAACTGAAAGTTacaggtattttttaaagtatcttttgaTTGAAGAGGtaaatataaggaaaaaaaaacttgccttTAGCAGCTCTTCTAATTTTTATGATTATGACACAGTGGGCTCAGATCCAAGAATGCAGCAAAGTCTGCGAAACCTTCAATCAGACTAGGCCCTGAGGCGTTCGTGGTACTGGAATGGGTAAAAACCACAACTCCCAGAATTCCCGCACTTGAGGGGCAGACACAACGGTTAGGGGGTGGGGCCTGGGGCGTTCCCCGCGAGGTTTTGAGAGTGAGGTGGCGGGAGCTATGACCATGGCGGCGCCGGAGGAGAGAGAATCGCAGGTGACATCCGGAGCTGGGTCGGGGGAACCTGCCTAACCCTCCCGGGGCCTTGAGTCGGCCGGGCTCCTCGCTCGCCGCCACTGTAGTTTCTGTCCCGATCCCACGGTGCCCCCGCGAGCCCCGAGAACCCTTGCAGGCTGGGAGGCCCCCCGAGGA
This window harbors:
- the Atp5f1a gene encoding ATP synthase subunit alpha, mitochondrial, with product MLSVRVAAAVARAFPRRAGLVSKNALGSSFVGARNLHASNTRLQKTGTAEMSSILEERILGADTSVDLEETGRVLSIGDGIARVHGLRNVQAEEMVEFSSGLKGMSLNLEPDNVGVVVFGNDKLIKEGDIVKRTGAIVDVPVGEELLGRVVDALGNAIDGKGPIGSKTRRRVGLKAPGIIPRISVREPMQTGIKAVDSLVPIGRGQRELIIGDRQTGKTSIAIDTIINQKRFNDGTDEKKKLYCIYVAIGQKRSTVAQLVKRLTDADAMKYTIVVSATASDAAPLQYLAPYSGCSMGEYFRDNGKHALIIYDDLSKQAVAYRQMSLLLRRPPGREAYPGDVFYLHSRLLERAAKMNDSFGGGSLTALPVIETQAGDVSAYIPTNVISITDGQIFLETELFYKGIRPAINVGLSVSRVGSAAQTRAMKQVAGTMKLELAQYREVAAFAQFGSDLDAATQQLLSRGVRLTELLKQGQYSPMAIEEQVAVIYAGVRGYLDKLEPSKITKFENAFLSHVISQHQSLLGNIRSDGKISEQSDAKLKEIVTNFLAGFEP